A region from the Fusarium musae strain F31 chromosome 1, whole genome shotgun sequence genome encodes:
- a CDS encoding hypothetical protein (EggNog:ENOG41) gives MGSSSSKVAKGAARKYPARAPGAAVPQAVARQPRADPPKSKSKTLGNSAKDDAVRADALDPDLPTGDFSRRLHQMGIADSNPTYSPSSTAATPLGPSAPPGPSFVPSRSNPTLVALTARDRLQDEAEEDFANMGRGGRRFLDMRTLADAIKFRDRGIPEREIESRLRIQPGLLGKLGQEKTFSHVTSPN, from the exons ATGggttcttcgtcttcgaaaGTCGCCAAAGGCGCAGCGCGAAAGTATCCTGCCCGAGCTCCTGGAGCTGCTGTCCCGCAAGCAGTAGCACGTCAACCAAGGGCAGATCCACCAAAATCAAAGTCAAAAACCTTGGGAAACAGCGCCAAAGACGATG CTGTTCGCGCTGACGCTTTGGACCCCGACCTCCCAACCGGCGACTTCTCGCGCCGTCTACACCAGATGGGAATCGCTGACTCGAACCCTACATATTCACCTTCGTCTACAGCCGCGACCCCTCTCGGACCTTCAGCCCCTCCAGGACCTAGTTTTGTGCCGAGTCGAAGCAATCCAACTCTCGTAGCGCTCACAGCTCGAGATCGACTACAAGACGAAGCGGAAGAAGATTTTGCAAATATGGGACGCGGGGGCCGACGATTCCTCGATATGAGGACGTTAGCGGATGCTATCAAGTTTCGCGATCGAGGCATACCCGAGAGGGAGATTGAGTCAAGATTAAGGATACAACCGGGGCTACTGGGCAAACTTGGACAGGAGAAGACCTTTTCGCATGTGACAAGTCCGAACTGA
- a CDS encoding hypothetical protein (EggNog:ENOG41), with product MPVRVPRLPAAKPSEIFCMGAAGVGVLTPLYLVMPGAEERLSNQTNKWAPRWERNVSYFIPPMEKGVQRIEPPVSRMVQRVEDRLPLEKMAKSVDKGIRSGIARFNGENKP from the coding sequence ATGCCTGTCCGCGTTCCCAGGCTCCCCGCTGCCAAGCCCTCAGAAATCTTCTGCATGGGTGCGGCCGGTGTTGGCGTTTTGACACCTCTCTATCTTGTCATGCCTGGGGCTGAGGAGCGCTTATCCAACCAGACCAATAAGTGGGCTCCACGATGGGAGAGGAACGTCAGCTACTTCATTCCTCCCATGGAGAAGGGCGTCCAGCGCATCGAGCCTCCTGTGTCCAGAATGGTCCAACGCGTGGAGGACCGTCTTCCCCTCGAAAAGATGGCCAAGTCAGTTGACAAGGGTATCCGAAGCGGCATCGCGCGATTCAATGGCGAGAATAAGCCCTAA
- a CDS encoding hypothetical protein (EggNog:ENOG41), whose protein sequence is MDLTTEIYEQLIELMELAGRIVEIRDLSNSSKVTEAFATNEAEENRYLQVINLDRQLQNWYRRLPDRMAWKPSNVKTAPYSFFLLHQQYHVTMILLHRPWAKYGSISGDSSSTGSHPSPESDRKANSESPGHHFTAEGSSMSTDDRQRVVHGSRTSLARSICTQQAIRVARIFWQHRQRFDGRKIFITGMQHAGTASIALIAALAYQRNEPNRQTYIGYLEILSDAVGDMSATYHPASRMDDLLKAVLEQIRSSMTDVSRSRSGSAGQQVVSIGASSARSGVSYDGNTSVPVVPVRREADTDFNQPLKKRRPSVHRQTSDYASSKPSYIGITSQPGPPLSLAHGQQSQSPLDPKFLPISLHSQPEQLGLTMVGANAVSMHPELATGHMVGTLNAANLGNPLHDNWGLPNMQPSFPQGQFHGAIDWSAGTAGLSASSVLNQSAAMSTGIMSGVAAFSSAKEPPKFGGGEGGMHESSSSKLPHIGTNWTSTNVGPVGSGRMQEYGPNLGKATRLNDGNNDEQRNYSLDFFNFG, encoded by the coding sequence ATGGATTTGACAACTGAAATTTACGAGCAGCTCATTGAGTTGATGGAACTGGCCGGACGAATCGTTGAAATACGTGATCTGAGCAACTCCAGTAAAGTGACGGAGGCATTTGCGACTAATGAAGCCGAGGAGAATAGATATCTACAGGTCATTAACCTCGACAGGCAACTTCAAAATTGGTATAGGCGATTGCCTGACCGCATGGCATGGAAGCCGAGCAATGTCAAGACAGCTCCTTACAGTTTTTTCCTCTTACATCAGCAATATCATGTCACTATGATTTTACTGCATCGACCATGGGCCAAATATGGCTCAATTTCTGGCGACAGTTCGAGCACGGGATCGCATCCAAGTCCTGAAAGCGACAGAAAGGCAAATTCAGAAAGCCCCGGGCACCACTTTACTGCCGAGGGTTCGTCCATGTCTACCGATGACCGTCAACGTGTGGTCCACGGGAGCCGCACATCGCTGGCCCGCAGTATATGTACTCAGCAGGCGATTCGTGTAGCACGAATATTCTGGCAGCATCGTCAAAGATTCGACGGACGAAAGATTTTCATTACGGGAATGCAGCATGCTGGTACTGCATCAATAGCATTGATTGCTGCACTTGCCTACCAGCGCAACGAGCCAAATCGCCAGACATATATCGGCTATCTTGAAATTCTATCTGATGCTGTTGGCGACATGAGCGCTACATACCATCCAGCCAGCAGGATGGATGACTTGCTCAAGGCTGTACTTGAGCAGATTCGTAGCAGCATGACTGACGTTTCACGGTCGCGCAGCGGCAGCGCAGGGCAGCAGGTCGTTAGTATTGGTGCCAGTAGTGCGAGGAGCGGCGTCTCTTATGATGGCAATACATCCGTTCCTGTTGTTCCTGTCAGGCGAGAAGCCGATACTGACTTCAATCAACCCCTCAAGAAAAGACGTCCTTCTGTTCACCGACAAACGTCTGACTATGCCTCATCGAAACCGTCTTATATCGGTATAACATCACAACCGGGACCACCTCTGTCTCTGGCGCATGGCCAACAAAGCCAATCACCCCTTGATCCCAAATTTCTTCCCATAAGTTTGCACAGCCAGCCGGAACAACTTGGCCTGACGATGGTGGGGGCTAACGCGGTCAGTATGCATCCTGAACTTGCTACAGGCCACATGGTCGGCACACTCAATGCTGCGAACCTCGGTAACCCATTACATGACAATTGGGGCCTGCCTAACATGCAGCCCTCTTTTCCGCAAGGTCAATTTCATGGTGCCATAGACTGGTCTGCCGGAACTGCTGGTCTCAGTGCCAGTTCGGTACTGAATCAGAGTGCCGCCATGTCGACTGGAATCATGTCAGGAGTGGCTGCTTTCAGCTCAGCGAAGGAGCCCCCGAAATTCGGAGGTGGTGAGGGTGGTATGCATGAGTCTTCATCCAGTAAGCTCCCTCATATCGGTACCAACTGGACAAGTACCAACGTCGGGCCTGTAGGTTCAGGCAGGATGCAGGAATATGGTCCAAATCTGGGCAAGGCAACACGTCTGAATGACGGGAACAACGATGAGCAAAGAAACTACTCTCTtgacttttttaattttggTTAG